The following proteins come from a genomic window of Maribacter sp. HTCC2170:
- the lgt gene encoding prolipoprotein diacylglyceryl transferase, with product MHFLGFIWNPNETLFKIGFLQIKYYNLLWIIAFALGWYIMKRVFNNEKKSVEQLDSLFIHAVLATMLGARLGHVFFYDWPYYKNHIAEILLPIRENAGETLFGIINGYEFTGFTGLASHGAAIGVIIGMYLYTRKFPEFKLLWVLDRVVIPVAIGAFCVRLGNFFNSEINGKVTDESFIFATKFIRDSDDMHPSKALGVTKEKTVNAAYDAIQNNTQFSEYLAQIPYRHPAQLYEGVCYIFVFLLLYYLYWKTDKKNKLGYLFGLFLVLLWTIRFFVEFVKKSQGGFEESLGLLSTGQWLSIPFILIGLYFMFRPSTKKS from the coding sequence ATGCACTTTTTAGGCTTTATTTGGAACCCGAACGAAACACTGTTCAAAATAGGATTCCTTCAAATTAAATACTATAATTTATTGTGGATTATTGCCTTCGCCCTCGGATGGTATATAATGAAACGTGTATTCAACAATGAAAAGAAATCAGTAGAGCAGCTAGATTCCCTTTTTATACATGCAGTTTTGGCAACCATGCTTGGTGCCAGATTGGGTCATGTTTTCTTTTATGATTGGCCCTATTATAAAAACCACATTGCAGAAATCTTACTACCTATTCGTGAAAACGCTGGTGAGACCCTCTTTGGAATTATAAATGGTTATGAATTTACAGGCTTTACTGGCTTAGCAAGTCATGGTGCTGCGATAGGCGTAATTATTGGCATGTATCTATATACTAGAAAATTTCCTGAGTTTAAATTGCTATGGGTATTGGACCGGGTTGTTATTCCTGTTGCAATCGGGGCATTCTGTGTACGATTGGGCAATTTTTTCAATTCGGAGATCAATGGAAAAGTAACTGACGAATCTTTCATTTTCGCCACTAAGTTCATTCGTGATTCCGATGATATGCATCCTTCCAAAGCTTTGGGTGTCACCAAGGAAAAAACTGTTAATGCGGCATATGATGCTATTCAAAACAATACACAATTCTCAGAGTATCTGGCTCAAATTCCGTACAGACACCCAGCACAATTGTATGAAGGTGTTTGTTATATTTTTGTCTTTTTGCTATTATATTACTTATACTGGAAGACTGATAAGAAGAATAAACTGGGGTATTTGTTCGGACTATTTCTTGTATTGTTATGGACGATTCGTTTCTTCGTAGAGTTTGTGAAGAAAAGTCAAGGTGGTTTCGAGGAATCGCTGGGTCTATTATCTACTGGGCAATGGTTAAGTATCCCTTTCATTTTAATAGGTCTCTATTTTATGTTTAGGCCCAGTACAAAGAAGTCGTAA
- the secDF gene encoding protein translocase subunit SecDF: MQNKGLIKLFAFLFGLVSIYQLSYTFITGKIEKDAEVYASNQITEAEENYVSKREALEVRYLDSIGGNPILGYTNYDEAKKKELNKGLDLKGGINVTLQISVKDILKGLANNTKSPIFNKALADADTASKSSDDNYVDLFFDAFDNIKGDSKLASPEVFANKGLSDEVNFQMTDDEVKPIIRRKIDESIVSAFEVLRERIDGFGVTQPNIQREGNSGRILVELPGARDIARAQELLSSTAQLEFWETYEQNNPSFGSFIVAANERLKSIVKTDDAIEEPVKEESELDSLLSDATDSLDLASQVNPLYDILLPANPGTNAMFRAAIKDTATVGAYLRMPEIQRLLPADIQFTKFLWERPSADNVEVLDLYALKSNRSSTPRIAGDVVSDARDTYDQFSKPAVSMSMNSRGAKEWQKLTSDANVNNTGIAVVLDNKVYTAPGCSVVGGISGGGTEITGSFTVDETKDIANVLRAGKLPAKAEIIQSNVVGPSLGQEAIDSGFMSFLIAMAIVLVWMVFYYGKAGIFADIALLLNILLIFGVLTSLSAVLTLPGIAGIVLTIGMSVDANVLIFERIKEELAKGKGKSQAVSDGFGNALSSILDANITTGLTALILFLFGSGPIKGFATTLLIGILTSLFTAIFITRLLVDWYLSGKGRTLDFSTPLTKNLFKNISINFLSKRKIAYVISFILVGIGLFSLFFGPGLQQGVDFIGGRSYQVRFEKEVSASEIASELNTVFGSGTNVKIYGENNQIKITTPYKVDVEGVEVDNEIQDKLYTSLQKYLPDGTTKANFIVGSDDRAIGIMQSVKVGPTIADDIKNNAFLAIIGSLAVVFLYILLRFRKWQFSLGAVTAVFHDVLIVLGIFSITGKIMPFNMEIDQAFIAAILTVIGYSLNDTVVVFDRIREIVGERGWKGGDNINSAVNSTLGRTLNTSLTTLVVLLAIFIFGGESLRGFMFAMIVGVIVGTYSSVFIATPVMFDTLKKKILNDKEE; encoded by the coding sequence ATGCAAAATAAAGGACTTATAAAGCTTTTTGCCTTCTTATTCGGGCTCGTTAGTATCTATCAATTATCATACACTTTCATCACCGGTAAGATTGAGAAAGATGCAGAAGTTTATGCTTCCAATCAAATTACTGAAGCTGAGGAGAACTACGTTTCGAAGAGAGAGGCTCTTGAAGTTAGGTATCTTGATTCTATTGGCGGAAACCCCATTTTAGGTTACACCAATTATGATGAAGCCAAGAAGAAAGAGTTGAACAAAGGGCTTGACCTTAAAGGAGGGATTAACGTAACGCTACAGATTTCTGTAAAGGATATACTTAAAGGTCTTGCGAATAATACGAAGAGTCCAATTTTTAATAAAGCTTTGGCAGATGCTGATACTGCTTCTAAGAGTAGCGATGATAACTATGTTGACCTTTTCTTTGATGCTTTTGATAACATTAAAGGCGATTCAAAATTAGCTTCCCCGGAGGTTTTTGCAAACAAAGGACTTAGTGATGAGGTTAATTTTCAAATGACGGATGATGAGGTAAAACCAATTATCCGAAGAAAAATTGATGAATCCATAGTCTCTGCTTTTGAGGTATTACGAGAAAGAATAGATGGTTTTGGAGTTACGCAGCCTAATATTCAACGTGAAGGAAATTCAGGTCGTATTTTGGTAGAATTACCAGGAGCCAGAGACATTGCCAGAGCTCAGGAATTATTATCCAGTACCGCACAATTAGAGTTCTGGGAAACTTATGAGCAAAACAATCCTAGTTTTGGAAGTTTTATCGTTGCCGCTAATGAAAGACTTAAGTCAATTGTAAAGACTGATGATGCTATAGAAGAGCCTGTAAAAGAGGAATCGGAGCTAGATTCTTTGCTGTCAGATGCAACAGATTCATTGGATCTTGCAAGTCAAGTAAATCCTCTATATGATATTTTGCTTCCTGCTAATCCAGGAACAAATGCAATGTTCAGGGCAGCAATAAAAGATACTGCGACCGTTGGGGCATACCTTAGAATGCCTGAAATTCAAAGATTGTTACCTGCTGATATTCAGTTTACCAAGTTTTTATGGGAACGCCCATCAGCGGATAATGTAGAGGTTCTTGATTTATATGCTTTAAAGTCAAATAGAAGTAGTACACCTAGAATAGCTGGTGATGTCGTTAGTGATGCAAGGGATACTTATGATCAGTTCAGCAAGCCAGCTGTGAGTATGAGTATGAACTCAAGAGGTGCTAAGGAATGGCAAAAATTGACCAGCGATGCAAATGTTAACAATACAGGTATTGCAGTTGTATTGGATAATAAGGTATACACTGCACCTGGTTGTTCTGTAGTAGGTGGCATTTCTGGTGGTGGTACTGAAATTACCGGTTCATTTACTGTTGATGAAACCAAGGATATAGCGAATGTTTTGCGAGCTGGTAAATTACCTGCAAAGGCTGAGATTATACAATCAAATGTTGTAGGACCTTCTTTGGGTCAAGAAGCTATTGATAGTGGTTTTATGTCGTTTTTGATTGCTATGGCAATCGTACTTGTTTGGATGGTATTTTATTATGGTAAAGCTGGAATCTTCGCGGATATTGCTCTATTGTTGAATATACTCTTGATTTTTGGAGTATTAACGAGTTTGAGCGCGGTTCTAACACTTCCTGGTATTGCTGGTATTGTATTAACCATTGGTATGTCAGTTGATGCTAACGTGCTTATTTTTGAACGTATAAAGGAAGAACTTGCCAAAGGCAAAGGAAAGTCCCAAGCTGTTTCTGATGGATTTGGTAATGCACTTTCATCTATTTTGGATGCGAATATAACAACAGGTCTAACAGCTTTGATATTGTTCTTATTCGGTTCAGGACCAATTAAAGGGTTTGCAACAACCTTATTAATAGGTATTCTTACTTCTTTGTTTACAGCCATATTTATTACAAGATTATTGGTTGATTGGTACCTGAGCGGTAAAGGAAGAACCCTGGATTTTTCTACACCATTGACCAAAAACCTATTCAAGAATATTAGCATTAATTTCTTGAGTAAGCGTAAAATAGCTTATGTAATTTCATTTATTTTGGTTGGTATTGGTTTGTTTTCACTGTTCTTTGGACCAGGGCTGCAACAGGGTGTTGATTTTATAGGAGGACGTTCATATCAGGTTCGTTTTGAAAAGGAAGTTAGTGCTTCCGAAATCGCATCGGAACTGAATACGGTTTTTGGTAGCGGTACCAATGTGAAGATTTATGGAGAGAATAATCAAATAAAGATTACTACTCCATATAAAGTTGATGTTGAGGGTGTTGAGGTAGATAATGAAATTCAAGATAAATTATATACTTCATTGCAAAAGTACCTACCAGATGGTACAACAAAAGCCAATTTTATAGTAGGTAGCGATGACAGGGCAATTGGTATTATGCAGTCTGTTAAAGTAGGGCCAACCATTGCGGATGACATTAAGAACAATGCGTTTTTGGCCATTATAGGATCGTTGGCAGTTGTATTCTTATACATACTTTTACGTTTTAGGAAATGGCAGTTCTCGTTAGGTGCTGTTACCGCCGTATTCCATGATGTGTTGATCGTTCTAGGAATCTTTTCAATAACCGGAAAGATTATGCCATTTAATATGGAAATTGATCAAGCTTTTATCGCAGCAATTCTAACAGTAATCGGGTACTCTTTGAATGATACCGTGGTGGTTTTTGATCGTATACGTGAGATTGTTGGTGAAAGAGGCTGGAAAGGTGGAGATAATATAAATTCAGCTGTGAATAGTACGTTAGGTAGAACATTAAATACTTCTTTAACAACCTTGGTTGTTTTATTGGCGATATTCATTTTTGGAGGAGAATCGCTTAGAGGATTTATGTTTGCTATGATAGTAGGTGTTATTGTAGGTACGTATTCATCAGTGTTTATTGCGACACCTGTTATGTTTGATACTTTGAAAAAGAAAATTTTGAACGATAAAGAGGAATAA
- the cysS gene encoding cysteine--tRNA ligase: MQLYKEQKLKVSNSLTGKKQDFEPINEGHIGMYVCGPTVYSNVHLGNCRTFMSFDMIFRYFKHLGYKVRYVRNITDAGHLVDDADEGEDKIAKKARLEKIEPMEVVQRYTVDFHNILDQFNFLPPSIEPTATGHIIEQLEIIKEILKKEFAYEVNGSVYFDVKKFNESFEYGKLSGRKLEDMIANTRELTAQSDKRSPQDFALWKKAEPQHIMRWPSPWGDGFPGWHLECTAMSTKYLGETFDIHGGGMDLKFPHHECEIAQAEASNGHSPVNYWLHANMLTMNGKKMAKSTGNNILPGEIFTGKNDILSKAFTPSVVRFFMMQAHYTSILDLSNDALLASEKGYQRLMEAVENLDGLDAGGKSDFDVIEWRQKCYDAMNDDFNTPILIANLFEAVKHINLIQEGNESISISDKELLQQTMKGFVFEVLGLEQKNESGQDSNKLQGVVELLIQLRNEARSNKDFVTSDKIRDQLLALGIQLKDGKEGTTFSVS, from the coding sequence ATGCAATTGTACAAAGAACAAAAACTAAAAGTTTCCAACTCACTTACCGGAAAAAAACAAGATTTTGAACCTATTAACGAGGGTCATATAGGCATGTATGTCTGTGGACCTACCGTATATAGCAATGTACATTTGGGCAATTGTAGAACTTTCATGTCTTTCGACATGATATTCAGATATTTTAAGCATTTAGGCTATAAAGTACGTTATGTAAGAAATATTACGGATGCGGGCCATTTGGTTGATGATGCAGATGAAGGAGAGGACAAGATTGCCAAAAAGGCAAGACTTGAAAAAATAGAGCCGATGGAGGTCGTTCAGCGTTATACTGTGGACTTCCACAACATATTAGATCAGTTTAATTTTCTGCCTCCTAGCATTGAACCAACTGCCACGGGTCATATAATTGAGCAATTGGAAATCATCAAGGAAATTCTTAAAAAAGAATTTGCCTATGAGGTAAATGGGTCTGTTTATTTTGATGTAAAAAAATTCAATGAGAGTTTTGAGTACGGTAAATTGAGCGGAAGAAAATTGGAAGACATGATAGCCAATACACGTGAACTTACTGCTCAAAGTGACAAAAGAAGCCCTCAAGATTTCGCATTGTGGAAAAAAGCAGAACCACAGCATATTATGCGCTGGCCTTCACCTTGGGGTGATGGTTTTCCTGGTTGGCATTTGGAATGTACAGCTATGAGCACAAAATATCTTGGAGAGACTTTTGACATTCATGGAGGAGGAATGGATCTTAAATTTCCACATCATGAATGCGAGATTGCCCAAGCCGAAGCAAGCAATGGTCATTCCCCTGTAAATTACTGGTTGCACGCCAATATGTTGACCATGAATGGCAAAAAAATGGCAAAATCAACAGGAAACAATATTCTTCCAGGTGAAATATTCACAGGTAAAAATGATATCTTGAGTAAAGCATTTACTCCGTCGGTTGTTCGATTTTTTATGATGCAGGCACATTATACAAGTATTCTTGACTTAAGTAACGATGCGCTTCTGGCTTCTGAAAAAGGATATCAAAGATTAATGGAAGCTGTCGAAAACCTTGATGGTTTGGATGCCGGTGGGAAATCAGATTTCGATGTCATTGAATGGCGCCAAAAATGTTACGATGCCATGAACGATGATTTCAACACACCTATTTTGATTGCAAATTTGTTTGAAGCCGTTAAACATATTAACCTCATACAAGAGGGTAACGAAAGTATTTCGATTTCAGATAAAGAATTACTTCAGCAAACAATGAAAGGTTTTGTATTTGAAGTTCTTGGATTGGAGCAAAAAAATGAAAGTGGTCAAGATTCAAATAAACTTCAGGGCGTTGTTGAATTATTGATTCAACTTCGGAATGAAGCACGAAGCAATAAAGATTTTGTCACATCTGATAAAATTCGAGATCAATTGTTAGCCTTAGGCATTCAACTTAAAGATGGGAAAGAAGGTACTACTTTTAGCGTTTCTTAA
- a CDS encoding GNAT family N-acetyltransferase, whose protein sequence is MNSRSYLLSNEESTRLHFRKIQPTDFELWLPFFQDPSSTEHWNEKTIAPDEACQLWFEKVFYRYKNNLGGMNALIDKKTENFIGQCGLLKQTVDEMEEIEIGYSLLPLFRNMGYATEAAQKCKSFAFENGLAKSLISIIHVENKASQQVALRNGMSIDKTTTYKNNPVHIFRVNNH, encoded by the coding sequence ATGAATTCTAGGAGCTACCTCTTATCAAACGAGGAATCGACAAGGTTACATTTTAGAAAAATACAACCTACGGATTTTGAATTATGGCTTCCTTTTTTCCAGGACCCTTCGAGCACCGAACACTGGAACGAAAAGACCATTGCACCAGATGAGGCTTGTCAACTGTGGTTTGAAAAAGTATTTTACCGGTACAAGAACAATCTGGGTGGCATGAATGCATTAATAGACAAAAAGACCGAGAATTTTATAGGTCAGTGCGGGCTACTAAAACAGACAGTAGACGAAATGGAGGAGATTGAAATTGGATATTCTCTCCTTCCTCTATTTAGAAATATGGGCTACGCAACTGAGGCAGCTCAAAAATGTAAGTCCTTCGCTTTCGAGAACGGACTGGCCAAATCCTTGATCTCCATAATACATGTTGAAAACAAAGCTTCTCAACAGGTAGCATTAAGAAATGGTATGTCAATTGATAAGACCACAACCTACAAAAACAATCCCGTTCATATCTTTCGGGTTAATAATCACTAA
- the yidD gene encoding membrane protein insertion efficiency factor YidD yields the protein MENRITVKKVLIAPFVLLVKFYQYAISPYTPATCRYSPTCSHYTLEALQKHGLFKGGWLSIKRIFSCHPWGGKGYDPVP from the coding sequence ATGGAAAATAGAATCACAGTGAAGAAAGTACTTATTGCACCTTTTGTTCTGTTGGTCAAGTTCTACCAATATGCAATTTCGCCATACACACCTGCAACTTGTCGCTATTCCCCTACCTGTTCACACTATACATTAGAGGCTTTGCAAAAACATGGTCTCTTTAAAGGAGGTTGGCTTTCTATAAAGCGTATTTTCAGTTGCCATCCGTGGGGAGGAAAAGGTTATGACCCCGTTCCTTAA
- a CDS encoding DUF6588 family protein, producing MKRIVSLFAMVCSLQAMAQSNINEILAAGLNDAEKFTTDYLSPTSEGIMYSLSSGWYNTADAKPLGGFEISIIGNMSNFKNKDDKKAFELNTADYENLQFTDGSTSKLVSTSLGDIEGVSVFIEDESGLVRQDLDLPSGLASEDINFVPSGFIQASVGLIKGTELKARFLPKINTDDFSMGMYGVGIQHEFTKHLPADKILPIAISAVIGYTHLDASYDFTNSNVIAGQDQKLEVDINTWAFQAVVSTKLPIINFYGGLGYLSGKSTTDVLGTYVVQSGPFQQTYVDPFSIDKDTSGITANVGTKLKLGFFRLHADYAVAEFNTLSVGVNFGFR from the coding sequence ATGAAAAGAATAGTATCCCTATTTGCGATGGTTTGTAGTTTACAAGCTATGGCACAATCTAATATCAATGAAATTTTGGCAGCAGGCCTAAATGATGCGGAAAAGTTTACAACTGATTACCTCTCACCAACATCCGAAGGAATCATGTATAGTCTTTCAAGTGGATGGTACAATACCGCAGACGCCAAACCATTAGGTGGTTTTGAGATTTCAATTATCGGTAATATGTCTAATTTTAAGAATAAAGATGATAAAAAAGCTTTTGAATTAAATACAGCTGATTACGAAAATTTGCAATTTACAGATGGAAGCACATCAAAATTGGTCTCAACGTCCTTAGGCGATATTGAGGGTGTGAGTGTATTCATTGAAGATGAGAGCGGACTTGTAAGACAGGATTTGGATTTACCTTCAGGTTTGGCCTCAGAGGACATCAATTTTGTTCCTTCCGGTTTTATCCAAGCAAGTGTCGGTCTTATTAAGGGTACCGAGTTGAAAGCAAGGTTTTTACCCAAGATCAATACAGATGATTTTTCCATGGGAATGTATGGTGTTGGTATTCAGCATGAATTTACTAAGCACTTACCAGCTGATAAGATTTTACCTATTGCTATTTCTGCAGTTATCGGGTATACCCATTTAGATGCTTCTTATGATTTCACAAATTCGAATGTAATTGCGGGGCAGGATCAAAAACTCGAAGTGGATATCAATACATGGGCATTTCAAGCAGTTGTTTCTACTAAGTTGCCCATTATCAATTTTTATGGCGGCTTGGGGTATTTGTCAGGTAAGTCAACCACTGATGTTTTAGGAACATACGTGGTACAGTCAGGTCCTTTCCAGCAGACATATGTAGATCCCTTTTCAATTGACAAAGATACAAGCGGAATTACAGCAAATGTTGGGACCAAGCTAAAATTAGGATTCTTTAGGTTGCACGCGGATTATGCGGTGGCCGAATTCAATACATTATCGGTCGGAGTGAATTTTGGATTTAGGTAG
- a CDS encoding ATP-binding cassette domain-containing protein, which yields MLAKAHWAIFIDNSSEKIAFIDNLFNGNIPEALISIKGLKGALFSKLALLKLIVKESRHGDSGITGNSKQSLQTMSSGEQKRVLLNYLLNTKPDFLVLDNPFDNLDQDFQVEFQTTLKSLSKNIIIIQIISRKNDLLPFVSNYAQLRESEFLKLPKLDNLNPNVNLEYFNGSIPPPLKWSEYKDTILIELNKVNVSYAEKPILKNISWQINKGDFWELSGKNGSGKTTLLSMITGENPKGYGQDLYLFGFKKGSGESVWDIKKNIGYFTPSMTDKFTGYHSVEHMIISGILDSVGLYVRPTEAQTRLAKEWLKLINLWEMKDTLFHDLTMGQKRLVMTTRAMIKHPLLLILDEPTAGLDDESAMLLVNLVNKIALESSSAIIFVSHRKEPGLSPTNQLILKTSDMGSIGQTS from the coding sequence ATGCTAGCTAAAGCGCATTGGGCCATATTCATAGATAATTCCTCGGAGAAGATTGCTTTTATCGATAATCTGTTCAATGGAAATATTCCTGAAGCACTAATTTCGATAAAAGGTTTAAAGGGTGCTCTTTTCTCCAAACTGGCTCTACTTAAATTAATTGTTAAAGAAAGTAGGCATGGAGATAGCGGAATTACTGGTAATAGTAAGCAATCATTGCAGACCATGTCCAGTGGCGAACAAAAGAGGGTTCTTTTAAATTACTTATTAAATACCAAACCGGACTTCCTGGTATTAGACAATCCCTTTGATAATTTAGATCAAGATTTCCAAGTTGAATTCCAAACGACCCTAAAATCACTATCAAAAAATATCATAATAATCCAGATAATAAGTCGAAAAAATGACTTGCTTCCTTTTGTATCCAACTATGCGCAACTAAGAGAAAGTGAGTTCTTAAAATTGCCAAAACTAGACAACCTAAATCCAAATGTAAATTTGGAGTATTTTAACGGTTCTATACCTCCCCCTTTGAAATGGTCGGAATACAAAGACACGATATTAATTGAGCTTAACAAAGTGAATGTGAGTTACGCTGAGAAGCCAATTTTAAAAAATATCTCATGGCAAATCAACAAAGGTGATTTTTGGGAACTAAGTGGCAAAAACGGAAGCGGAAAAACAACACTTTTATCCATGATTACTGGCGAAAACCCAAAAGGATATGGGCAAGACCTTTACTTATTTGGATTTAAAAAAGGCAGTGGGGAAAGTGTTTGGGATATTAAAAAGAACATTGGCTATTTTACACCTTCAATGACCGATAAATTTACTGGCTATCACTCCGTGGAACATATGATTATTTCAGGCATTCTAGATTCTGTCGGGTTATACGTAAGGCCAACGGAAGCCCAAACTAGATTAGCGAAAGAATGGTTAAAACTCATTAATTTGTGGGAAATGAAAGATACTCTTTTTCATGATCTCACAATGGGCCAAAAAAGGTTGGTTATGACCACTCGTGCAATGATCAAACATCCTTTATTATTAATTTTGGATGAACCGACGGCCGGTCTTGACGATGAATCAGCAATGCTTCTTGTCAACCTTGTAAATAAAATCGCTTTAGAAAGTTCTTCTGCCATTATCTTTGTTTCTCACAGAAAAGAGCCTGGTTTGTCCCCTACCAATCAATTAATACTTAAAACAAGTGATATGGGTTCCATCGGTCAGACCTCATAG
- a CDS encoding DUF192 domain-containing protein yields the protein MIKLDKLFFTVFGLFVFFFSCKEDSKKIIKTEMVTFTKEGTLAIYKGQTDSIVVNLDIEIAESSYETETGLMYRKSMAKNQGMLFIFPDVRQHFFHMKNTEFGLDIVFLDENLKIASFQENARPFDEKLLPSQVPVKYALEINAGLSEKWLLEIGDRVEFNKL from the coding sequence ATGATAAAACTAGATAAGTTGTTTTTCACTGTTTTTGGTCTGTTTGTGTTTTTCTTTTCTTGCAAAGAAGATTCCAAAAAAATAATCAAAACCGAGATGGTGACTTTTACAAAAGAAGGTACGTTAGCCATTTATAAGGGCCAAACTGATTCTATAGTTGTTAATTTAGATATTGAAATAGCTGAATCTAGCTATGAAACCGAGACAGGCCTGATGTATCGTAAGAGTATGGCCAAAAATCAAGGTATGCTTTTTATCTTCCCCGATGTTCGGCAGCATTTTTTCCATATGAAAAACACTGAATTTGGCTTGGATATTGTTTTTTTGGATGAAAATCTAAAAATTGCCAGCTTTCAAGAAAATGCCAGGCCATTTGATGAAAAGTTATTACCCTCCCAAGTACCAGTAAAGTATGCTTTGGAAATCAATGCTGGACTATCTGAAAAATGGTTGTTGGAGATTGGTGACAGGGTAGAATTCAATAAATTATGA
- a CDS encoding malate dehydrogenase yields the protein MKVTVVGAGAVGASCAEYIAIKDFASEVVVLDIKEGYAEGKAMDLMQTASLNGFDTKITGTTNDYSKTAGSDIAVITSGIPRKPGMTREELIGINAGIVKTVSANLIEHSPNVILIVVSNPMDTMTYLVHKTTGLPKNKIIGMGGALDSARFKYRLAEAMEAPISDIDGMVIGGHSDTGMVPLASHATRNSINVSEYLSEDRLNQVVEDTKVGGATLTKLLGTSAWYAPGAAVSSLVQAIACDQKKMFPCSTLLEGEYGLNDICIGVPVILGKNGIEKVVDVPLSDAEKTKMQESAAGVTKTNGLLEV from the coding sequence ATGAAAGTTACCGTAGTAGGGGCAGGAGCTGTTGGCGCTAGTTGCGCAGAGTATATTGCCATTAAAGATTTTGCATCTGAAGTAGTGGTTTTGGATATTAAGGAAGGCTATGCTGAAGGCAAGGCCATGGACTTGATGCAAACAGCTTCTTTGAACGGATTTGATACAAAAATAACAGGAACAACAAATGATTATTCCAAAACAGCAGGTAGCGATATTGCTGTTATCACTTCAGGTATCCCTAGAAAACCTGGAATGACCAGGGAAGAATTAATAGGTATTAATGCGGGAATCGTTAAAACTGTATCTGCCAATTTAATTGAACATTCACCTAATGTTATATTGATTGTAGTGAGCAACCCTATGGATACCATGACATATTTAGTTCATAAAACAACAGGATTGCCTAAGAATAAGATTATAGGTATGGGAGGTGCTTTGGATAGTGCACGTTTTAAGTATCGTTTGGCAGAAGCCATGGAAGCTCCTATATCTGACATTGATGGTATGGTAATAGGTGGCCATAGCGATACAGGTATGGTTCCTTTGGCGTCACATGCTACAAGAAACAGTATCAATGTTTCAGAGTATTTATCTGAAGATCGTCTTAATCAGGTGGTAGAAGATACAAAAGTAGGTGGGGCAACATTGACTAAATTATTAGGAACAAGTGCTTGGTATGCTCCGGGTGCTGCCGTTTCTTCTTTGGTTCAGGCCATTGCCTGTGATCAAAAGAAAATGTTCCCTTGCTCAACCTTGTTGGAAGGTGAATATGGCCTAAATGATATTTGCATTGGAGTGCCCGTGATTTTAGGTAAAAATGGTATCGAAAAGGTTGTGGATGTGCCACTTTCAGATGCTGAAAAAACCAAAATGCAGGAAAGTGCTGCAGGTGTGACTAAAACCAATGGGCTGCTAGAAGTTTAG